The proteins below come from a single Miscanthus floridulus cultivar M001 chromosome 1, ASM1932011v1, whole genome shotgun sequence genomic window:
- the LOC136482656 gene encoding dof zinc finger protein MNB1A-like, producing the protein MAGQVMEAQAARLQPPITMAPFAPLPHNTCKHDVHHHLTTTTATTMAATSGSGTNNNNTGTTGGAAADMAAYLQQLHDATAAAEAANKSNSSGAARGEQCPRCASHDTKFCYYNNYNTSQPRHFCRACRRYWTLGGSLRNVPIGGSTRKRPRLAHINHHHQQQHASRRAPAAHAFGLGLPPPMMMPPLPSSSSQGQGGGPLGSLFALGAAWPLLEGRGAGSSSFDFDLGLGLPTTGPLHLGAGAGEAVAVQMQGLGLRGGGGSAAGSSSSFIWPAGLLMDNDSVATWKMPPGAGAGSVWPDFSSPAAAAAPQTGGMLHGGGHLM; encoded by the coding sequence ATGGCAGGCCAAGTAATGGAAGCGCAGGCGGCGCGGCTGCAGCCTCCCATCACCATGGCGCCGTTCGCGCCACTGCCGCACAACACCTGCAAGCACGACGTCCACCACCACCTCACCACCACGACCGCGACGACGATGGCCGCCACTTCCGGCAGCGGCACCAACAACAATAACACCGGCACCACGGGTGGCGCGGCGGCCGACATGGCCGCCTACCTCCAGCAGCTGCATGACGCCACGGCCGCCGCCGAGGCGGCCAATAAGAGCAACAGcagcggcgcggcgcgcggggaGCAGTGCCCGCGGTGCGCGTCGCACGACACCAAGTTCTGCTACTACAACAACTACAACACGTCGCAGCCGCGGCACTTCTGCCGCGCCTGCCGCCGCTACTGGACGCTGGGCGGCTCCCTCCGCAACGTCCCCATCGGCGGATCCACGCGCAAGCGCCCGCGCCTGGCGCacatcaaccaccaccaccagcagcagcacgccAGCAGGCGCGCTCCGGCGGCGCACGCCTTCGGCCTCGGCCTCCCGCCGCCGATGATGATGCCTCCcctgccgtcgtcgtcgtcgcaggGACAGGGTGGCGGTCCCCTCGGCTCGCTGTTCGCGCTCGGCGCCGCGTGGCCGCTGCTGGAAGGCCGCGGCGCAGGGTCGTCGTCGTTCGACTTCGACCTCGGGCTCGGGCTCCCGACAACCGGGCCCTTACACCTGGGCGCGGGCGCCGGCGAGGCGGTGGCCGTGCAAATGCAAGGCCTCGGGCTCAGGGGAGGTGGTGGCTCCGCAGCCGGGTCGTCGTCGTCCTTCATCTGGCCCGCGGGGCTGCTGATGGACAACGACAGCGTGGCCACGTGGAAGATGCCACCAGGCGCCGGTGCGGGTTCAGTGTGGCCGGACTTCTcttctccggcggcggcggcggcgccacaaACCGGCGGGATGCTACATGGCGGGGGCCACCTGATGTGA